The following proteins come from a genomic window of Salvia hispanica cultivar TCC Black 2014 chromosome 4, UniMelb_Shisp_WGS_1.0, whole genome shotgun sequence:
- the LOC125223032 gene encoding polyadenylate-binding protein RBP47B' isoform X2: MSAQTAPYHQPATLEEVRTLWIGDLPYWADENYLRAWFSHTGEVLSIKVIRNKITGQPEGYGLNWASSGIGERRTDGGPEHSIFVGDLAPDVTDYLLQETFRVSYPSVRGAKVVTDPNTGRSKGYGFVKFADETERNRAMVEMNGLYCSTRPMRISAAAPKKTAAGVQQPYPATKAIYPAPAYTTPVQPIPVDNDINNTTVFIGNLDPNVTEEELRQIFLQFGDIVYVKIPAAKGCGFVQFAARTSAEESIQRMQGTVIGQQVVRLSWGRSPTAKQDAVGVWGQADPNQLSAYYAYGQGYDAYAYGATQDPSAYAYGAYAGYGQYPHQTEGAPDMTALSGVAQPMEQTEELYDPLGTPDVDKLNAAYLGIHGRAILGRPLWQTTSSLPQQT; encoded by the exons ATGAGCGCACAAACGGCGCCGTATCACCAGCCTGCGACGCTGGAAGAAGTCCGTACTCTCTGGATTGGAGATTTGCCCTACTGGGCTGACGAGAACTATCTCCGTGCCTGGTTTTCCCACACCGGCGAG GTCCTCTCGATTAAAGTTATTCGCAACAAAATCACGGGCCAGCCTGAGGGTTATGG GTTGAATTGGGCATCTTCTGGGATAGGGGAAAGGCGTACTGATGGAGGACCTGAACACTCCATCTTTGTTGGAGATTTGGCACCAGATGTTACGGATTACCTGTTGCAGGAAACTTTCCGAGTTAGCTATCCATCAGTTAGAGGGGCCAAGGTTGTCACTGATCCAAATACTGGCCGTTCCAAGGGATATGGATTTGTTAAGTTTGCTGATGAAACAGAAAGAAATCGAGCAATGGTTGAGATGAATGGTCTCTATTGCTCGACTAGGCCCATGAGAATTAGTGCGGCAGCTCCAAAAAAAACAGCCGCTGGCGTCCAGCAGCCGTATCCTGCAACTAAAG CAATATATCCAGCTCCTGCTTACACAACTCCTGTGCAACCAATTCCAGTGGATAATGACATCAATAACACTACT GTTTTTATTGGTAATCTGGACCCTAATGTTACTGAGGAAGAATTGAGGCAGATATTCTTGCAGTTTGGGGATATTGTTTATGTCAAAATCCCTGCTGCCAAGGGATGTGGTTTTGTGCAGTTTGCTGCAAG GACATCAGCTGAAGAATCAATCCAGAGAATGCAGGGTACTGTGATTGGTCAACAAGTTGTCCGGCTTTCTTGGGGAAGGAGTCCAACGGCAAAACAG GATGCTGTTGGTGTGTGGGGTCAGGCTGATCCAAATCAGTTGAGTGCTTATTATGCATACGGACAAGGCTATGATGCCTATGCATATGGCGCCACACAAGATCCTTCAGCATATGCATACGGTGCATATGCTGGCTACGGACAGTACCCCCATCAG ACTGAAGGAGCTCCAGACATGACCGCCTTATCAGGAGTTGCTCAGCCTATGGAACAAACAGAGGAACTATACGATCCTTTGGGCACACCTGATGTTGACAA GTTAAATGCCGCCTACCTTGGTATTCATGGAAGAGCCATCTTAGGAAGGCCTTTGTGGCAGACCACCTCTTCACTTCCACAGCAAACCTAG
- the LOC125223032 gene encoding polyadenylate-binding protein RBP47B' isoform X1, producing MSAQTAPYHQPATLEEVRTLWIGDLPYWADENYLRAWFSHTGEVLSIKVIRNKITGQPEGYGFVEFTSHQVAEGILQSYNGTQIPGTELTFRLNWASSGIGERRTDGGPEHSIFVGDLAPDVTDYLLQETFRVSYPSVRGAKVVTDPNTGRSKGYGFVKFADETERNRAMVEMNGLYCSTRPMRISAAAPKKTAAGVQQPYPATKAIYPAPAYTTPVQPIPVDNDINNTTVFIGNLDPNVTEEELRQIFLQFGDIVYVKIPAAKGCGFVQFAARTSAEESIQRMQGTVIGQQVVRLSWGRSPTAKQDAVGVWGQADPNQLSAYYAYGQGYDAYAYGATQDPSAYAYGAYAGYGQYPHQTEGAPDMTALSGVAQPMEQTEELYDPLGTPDVDKLNAAYLGIHGRAILGRPLWQTTSSLPQQT from the exons ATGAGCGCACAAACGGCGCCGTATCACCAGCCTGCGACGCTGGAAGAAGTCCGTACTCTCTGGATTGGAGATTTGCCCTACTGGGCTGACGAGAACTATCTCCGTGCCTGGTTTTCCCACACCGGCGAG GTCCTCTCGATTAAAGTTATTCGCAACAAAATCACGGGCCAGCCTGAGGGTTATGGGTTTGTTGAATTCACATCACATCAAGTTGCAGAGGGTATTCTGCAGTCATATAATGGAACCCAAATTCCTGGGACTGAACTGACTTTCAGGTTGAATTGGGCATCTTCTGGGATAGGGGAAAGGCGTACTGATGGAGGACCTGAACACTCCATCTTTGTTGGAGATTTGGCACCAGATGTTACGGATTACCTGTTGCAGGAAACTTTCCGAGTTAGCTATCCATCAGTTAGAGGGGCCAAGGTTGTCACTGATCCAAATACTGGCCGTTCCAAGGGATATGGATTTGTTAAGTTTGCTGATGAAACAGAAAGAAATCGAGCAATGGTTGAGATGAATGGTCTCTATTGCTCGACTAGGCCCATGAGAATTAGTGCGGCAGCTCCAAAAAAAACAGCCGCTGGCGTCCAGCAGCCGTATCCTGCAACTAAAG CAATATATCCAGCTCCTGCTTACACAACTCCTGTGCAACCAATTCCAGTGGATAATGACATCAATAACACTACT GTTTTTATTGGTAATCTGGACCCTAATGTTACTGAGGAAGAATTGAGGCAGATATTCTTGCAGTTTGGGGATATTGTTTATGTCAAAATCCCTGCTGCCAAGGGATGTGGTTTTGTGCAGTTTGCTGCAAG GACATCAGCTGAAGAATCAATCCAGAGAATGCAGGGTACTGTGATTGGTCAACAAGTTGTCCGGCTTTCTTGGGGAAGGAGTCCAACGGCAAAACAG GATGCTGTTGGTGTGTGGGGTCAGGCTGATCCAAATCAGTTGAGTGCTTATTATGCATACGGACAAGGCTATGATGCCTATGCATATGGCGCCACACAAGATCCTTCAGCATATGCATACGGTGCATATGCTGGCTACGGACAGTACCCCCATCAG ACTGAAGGAGCTCCAGACATGACCGCCTTATCAGGAGTTGCTCAGCCTATGGAACAAACAGAGGAACTATACGATCCTTTGGGCACACCTGATGTTGACAA GTTAAATGCCGCCTACCTTGGTATTCATGGAAGAGCCATCTTAGGAAGGCCTTTGTGGCAGACCACCTCTTCACTTCCACAGCAAACCTAG
- the LOC125219137 gene encoding zerumbone synthase-like, translating to MLRSLTRSHPKTQIADVVSASITTRFSSAAAAAASASAHGRRLEGKVALVTGGARGLGKATARAFIQQGARVVIADVNTQLGPQASLELGPHAQFLQCDVSVEAQVSDAVDLAVASHGKLDIMCNIAGIAGSPFPPSIVDLDLDEFDRVMAVNVRGTMAGIKHAARVMIPVGSGSILCTASISGLMGGLGPHPYTVSKFAIPGIVKSLASELCGHGVRINCISPSPIPTPLVIEQFNKIMPNARREEIVGLINGLGELKGAICEEEDVAKAALYLASDEAKFVSGHNLVVDGGFTSFKNLNFPKLS from the exons ATGCTAAGATCACTAACAAG ATCACACCCTAAAACGCAGATTGCTGATGTCGTTTCGGCTTCGATTACAACGAGGTtttcctccgccgccgccgctgctgcttCTGCTTCTGCGCATGGACGCCG TCTCGAAGGCAAGGTAGCCCTCGTAACTGGTGGTGCTAGAGGCCTCGGGAAGGCCACCGCACGTGCATTCATCCAACAAGGAGCTCGTGTCGTGATTGCTGATGTCAATACCCAATTGGGCCCACAGGCGTCCCTAGAGTTGGGCCCACATGCCCAATTCTTACAATGTGATGTCTCGGTGGAGGCCCAGGTCTCGGATGCAGTCGACCTTGCCGTGGCCAGCCATGGCAAGCTCGACATCATGTGCAACATAGCCGGGATTGCGGGGTCGCCCTTCCCGCCAAGTATCGTCGATCTCGACCTGGACGAGTTTGACCGGGTCATGGCGGTCAATGTGCGAGGCACCATGGCCGGGATCAAGCACGCGGCCAGGGTGATGATCCCCGTGGGGTCGGGCTCGATCCTATGCACCGCAAGTATAAGCGGGCTGATGGGTGGGCTGGGCCCGCATCCGTACACCGTGTCAAAGTTTGCTATACCAGGGATAGTGAAGTCCCTGGCAAGTGAACTGTGTGGACACGGGGTTCGGATAAACTGTATTTCACCGTCTCCGATTCCGACACCATTGGTTATCgaacaatttaataaaataatgccGAATGCGAGGAGGGAGGAGATAGTAGGGTTGATCAATGGGTTAGGGGAACTAAAGGGTGCGATTTGTGAAGAGGAGGATGTGGCTAAGGCCGCATTGTATTTGGCTTCGGATGAGGCCAAATTTGTGTCGGGCCATAACCTTGTTGTGGATGGAGGATTCACTAGCTTCAAGAATCTTAATTTTCCTAAATTAAGTTGA
- the LOC125185641 gene encoding syntaxin-22-like isoform X1 translates to MSFQDVGIGSKPTSGAKNQSESALFQANTALAAFRRLVDAIGTSKDTPDHRLKLRSTRQRILDLLRDASAKLNSLTESDLPHDLDPNRKVQHSKLAKDLQITLQEFQKLQHLASELLPLMTNMQNPALKGKMMTRFSWNKRGDHDPFIPKTTFFLYIVFSAKLCVRRT, encoded by the exons ATGAGCTTCCAAGATGTTGGCATTGGCAGCAAGCCTACATCTGGCGCCAAAAATCAATCGGAATCCGCCTTGTTTCAGGCCAACACCGCCCTCGCCGCTTTCCGTCGCCTTGTTGATGCCATCGGAACCTCCAAGGACACCCCCGATCACCGTCTCAAATT GCGAAGTACAAGGCAACGTATACTGGACTTGCTCAGGGACGCCTCTGCTAAGCTCAACTCCCTCACTGAATCCGATCTCCCACACGACCTCGAT CCAAATAGGAAAGTTCAACATTCCAAGCTTGCTAAAGACTTGCAAATTACTTTGCAAGAATTTCAAAAACTGCAGCACCTAGCTTCTGAAC TTCTACCCCTGATGACCAATATGCAGAATCCAGCTTTGAAAGGGAAAATGATGACTCGTTTCTCATGGAACAAAAGAGGTGATCATGATCCTTTCATTCCTAAAACTACATTCTTCTTGTATATTGTTTTCAGTGCTAAATTATGTGTTCGAAGAACTTAA
- the LOC125185641 gene encoding syntaxin-22-like isoform X2 produces the protein MSFQDVGIGSKPTSGAKNQSESALFQANTALAAFRRLVDAIGTSKDTPDHRLKLRSTRQRILDLLRDASAKLNSLTESDLPHDLDPNRKVQHSKLAKDLQITLQEFQKLQHLASERESKFSPVLPLPSSITISTPDDQYAESSFERENDDSFLMEQKR, from the exons ATGAGCTTCCAAGATGTTGGCATTGGCAGCAAGCCTACATCTGGCGCCAAAAATCAATCGGAATCCGCCTTGTTTCAGGCCAACACCGCCCTCGCCGCTTTCCGTCGCCTTGTTGATGCCATCGGAACCTCCAAGGACACCCCCGATCACCGTCTCAAATT GCGAAGTACAAGGCAACGTATACTGGACTTGCTCAGGGACGCCTCTGCTAAGCTCAACTCCCTCACTGAATCCGATCTCCCACACGACCTCGAT CCAAATAGGAAAGTTCAACATTCCAAGCTTGCTAAAGACTTGCAAATTACTTTGCAAGAATTTCAAAAACTGCAGCACCTAGCTTCTGAACGTGAGTCTAAATTCTCTCCTGTACTTCCTCTTCCATCCTCTATAACTAT TTCTACCCCTGATGACCAATATGCAGAATCCAGCTTTGAAAGGGAAAATGATGACTCGTTTCTCATGGAACAAAAGAGGTGA